In Agrobacterium sp. RAC06, a single window of DNA contains:
- a CDS encoding flagellin N-terminal helical domain-containing protein: protein MTSIMTNAAAMAALQTLRSIDNNLEMTQRRVSSGYRVETAADNAGYWSIATTMRSDNAALSTVSDALGLGAATVDTAYTALDNVVDVMSTIKAKLVAASEPGVDKNKINEEMTQLKNQLISSAQSASFSGENWLYNTNALELGTKQVVSSFVRGADGSVQVTTLDFDTAESVLIDIQDASRGFLTKSIDADVLRNTGTGAREYYLLDMGAPTGGDEIAINTNTSKEALDDMIAVVDNVIQQLTDAAATLGAITSRIEMQDTFVSNLMDVIDKGIGRLVDADMNEESTRLKALQTQQQLGIQALSIANSSAEKLLTLFQR, encoded by the coding sequence ATGACCAGTATTATGACCAATGCGGCCGCCATGGCGGCGCTGCAGACACTTCGTTCGATCGACAACAATCTCGAGATGACCCAGCGGCGCGTATCGTCGGGTTACCGGGTCGAAACGGCAGCCGACAATGCCGGCTATTGGTCAATCGCCACGACGATGCGTTCCGACAATGCTGCGCTCTCGACAGTTTCCGACGCACTTGGCCTCGGTGCGGCAACCGTTGATACCGCTTACACGGCGCTCGACAATGTCGTCGACGTGATGTCCACGATCAAGGCAAAGCTGGTTGCCGCGAGCGAGCCCGGCGTCGACAAGAACAAGATCAACGAAGAAATGACGCAGCTGAAGAACCAGCTGATTTCTTCTGCCCAGTCCGCATCCTTCTCGGGTGAAAACTGGCTTTACAACACCAATGCGCTGGAGTTGGGTACCAAGCAGGTCGTTTCCTCCTTCGTCCGCGGAGCCGACGGCAGCGTTCAGGTCACGACCCTCGACTTTGACACCGCCGAATCCGTGCTGATCGATATCCAGGATGCGTCTCGCGGCTTCCTCACCAAGTCAATCGACGCCGACGTGCTGCGCAACACCGGTACCGGTGCACGCGAATATTACCTCCTCGACATGGGGGCGCCGACCGGTGGCGACGAGATCGCGATAAACACCAACACGTCCAAGGAAGCGCTCGACGACATGATTGCCGTCGTCGACAACGTCATCCAGCAGCTGACCGATGCCGCCGCCACCCTCGGCGCCATCACCAGCCGTATCGAGATGCAGGACACCTTCGTCTCGAACCTCATGGACGTGATCGACAAGGGCATTGGCCGTCTGGTCGATGCCGACATGAACGAGGAATCGACGCGTCTGAAGGCGTTGCAGACCCAGCAGCAGCTTGGCATCCAGGCACTCTCGATCGCCAATAGCAGCGCAGAAAAGCTCCTGACGCTCTTCCAGCGATAA
- a CDS encoding GTPase has translation MSMPLARYLKDFSTTVAPPAPPAPAFDMPSVDAFDMDFPALPEPEAVDVEAIKREAYAEGHEAGEKAAAERFEVDRQAIEIAHAQALAERDQKLRDEFADLLATKLPDVIERLSMAVSEQAAIALAPAIGEALAEKAVKDLAELLKAAINAGEAGTIEVKGPRLLFEKLQSEMPEQTSFLRHVEDPDLDLSAEFGDAALVTRISAFTASLKKVLA, from the coding sequence ATGAGCATGCCTTTGGCCCGTTATCTCAAGGACTTTTCGACAACGGTCGCGCCACCTGCGCCGCCGGCGCCGGCCTTCGATATGCCGTCGGTGGATGCCTTCGACATGGACTTCCCGGCGCTTCCCGAACCCGAGGCAGTCGACGTCGAGGCCATCAAGCGGGAGGCCTATGCCGAGGGTCATGAAGCCGGTGAAAAGGCAGCTGCGGAGCGTTTCGAGGTGGACCGGCAGGCAATCGAGATAGCCCACGCGCAGGCGCTGGCCGAGCGTGACCAGAAACTGCGTGATGAATTTGCAGACCTGCTCGCGACGAAGCTGCCGGACGTGATCGAGAGGCTCTCGATGGCCGTGAGCGAACAGGCGGCGATTGCGCTCGCTCCGGCGATTGGCGAGGCCCTTGCCGAGAAGGCTGTGAAAGACCTGGCTGAACTCTTGAAGGCAGCCATAAATGCGGGCGAGGCAGGCACGATTGAGGTCAAGGGGCCTCGTCTCCTGTTTGAAAAGCTGCAGTCGGAAATGCCGGAGCAGACAAGTTTCCTGCGCCATGTCGAGGATCCGGACCTCGATCTCTCGGCTGAATTCGGCGATGCCGCGCTCGTCACCCGCATCTCGGCCTTTACGGCGAGCCTGAAGAAAGTGCTGGCATGA